The Fusarium falciforme chromosome 7, complete sequence genome window below encodes:
- a CDS encoding SET domain-containing protein, whose product MEELLYENSVYAIRLVPGKGYGIVAASKIPKGTRILSEAPLVRLPRDAVSVDQPQATKYQLRVSIAAKLAAYPPNYKKAYLELWDSYPEESDEVGIALTNALPLGPRSSTSGVFMQASRFNHSCHPNAQETWNESIDKLTFHACWDIEEGEEITISYLKKRACYKTRQASLKANCRFRCLCSLCSLPVTKRKLSDTRLEEIQKLKNEVTSTMAHVLNPLDNLHKVHKMLSLMINEGIRDVSIPKAYYDAFLTAISHGDQARAKVFADRALHSRRTVEGNDSAMVKKLEQLSYHPYIHLDHKHTEKWKSNIEDAPRGFPTPDFELWLWRRDKPRELQFADLRCTSTFPCFNDLPGEHEASTEFFEATDAFNCQPKKYWALLGDILDVDESDGADLKVTVEDKNWKKVPVLLRTSEFDNTFERSMVKQGHTILVLFPVKDESMDGLPGIVVDKLDVFKVLLHNNP is encoded by the coding sequence ATGGAAGAACTGCTTTATGAGAACTCTGTGTACGCGATTAGGCTTGTGCCCGGCAAGGGCTATGGCATCGTCGCAGCCAGCAAGATCCCCAAAGGCACCCGCATTCTCTCTGAGGCGCCACTTGTCCGGCTGCCCCGAGACGCTGTCTCTGTCGATCAACCTCAGGCCACCAAATATCAACTTCGGGTGTCGATTGCTGCCAAGCTTGCCGCCTATCCCccaaattataaaaaggcttATCTCGAGTTGTGGGACTCGTATCCAGAAGAAAGTGACGAGGTTGGCATTGCTTTGACGAATGCTCTTCCTTTGGGCCCGAGGTCATCTACAAGCGGCGTTTTCATGCAGGCATCCCGGTTCAATCATAGCTGTCACCCAAACGCGCAGGAGACCTGGAACGAGTCGATCGATAAACTAACTTTCCACGCATGTTGGGACattgaagaaggagaagagatcACCATAAGCTATTTGAAGAAACGGGCATGCTACAAGACCAGGCAGGCCTCCCTTAAGGCTAACTGTCGCTTTAGATGTCTATGCTCTCTCTGCTCCCTGCCCGTCACCAAGCGGAAGTTGAGTGACACTAGGCTGGAGGAGAttcagaagctcaagaatgAAGTCACCAGTACGATGGCTCATGTTTTAAACCCCCTTGACAACCTCCACAAGGTGCATAAAATGTTGAGTCTCATGATCAACGAGGGCATTCGCGATGTAAGTATCCCCAAGGCCTACTACGACGCCTTTCTGACTGCCATATCTCATGGAGATCAGGCCAGGGCCAAGGTCTTTGCTGACAGGGCACTGCACAGCCGAAGAACTGTGGAAGGAAATGACAGTGCGATGGTTAAGAAGCTGGAGCAGTTGTCCTACCACCCTTATATACACCTGGATCATAAGCATACCGAAAAGTGGAAGTCTAATATCGAAGACGCCCCAAGAGGATTTCCGACCCCCGACTTTGAGCTTTGGCTGTGGCGAAGGGACAAACCTCGTGAGTTGCAATTCGCTGACCTGCGGTGCACATCAACCTTTCCCTGCTTCAACGATCTTCCTGGAGAACACGAAGCTAGCACTGAGTTCTTTGAGGCTACAGATGCGTTCAACTGCCAACCAAAAAAGTATTGGGCTCTCCTGGGCGACATTCTCGATGTGGACGAGAGTGACGGGGCCGACCTGAAAGTTACTGTCGAGGACAAGAACTGGAAAAAGGTGCCAGTTTTGCTCCGCACCTCGGAATTTGACAACACCTTTGAACGCTCGATGGTAAAGCAAGGACATACTATTTTGGTTCTCTTCCCTGTGAAGGACGAAAGCATGGACGGGCTACCCGGGATTGTCGTTGACAAGCTCGATGTTTTCAAGGTACTCCTGCATAATAACCCTTGA
- a CDS encoding NmrA domain-containing protein, whose amino-acid sequence MATYLITQATGKQSQYITEHLLATGAKIHAVVRNPDKLPAVLQRPGVKIFKGESTDFEAVFQAAQGCKGAFLNTFPIPGLETQQAKTITEACKKAGVETVVASTSFLTGDKEVWDDKESEEIGIRSYYQSKHEVEEVVRNAGFKYYTIIRPGFIHFDFLLPNVYGNFPALPAKGELDHAYNDNATMIYTDASDIGKYATAAFQNPEKFNGQAIQLGKSNLTLEETRKILIKITGREVTSRRRTPEEVEAAKAAVPAQKFNLWANIRDFSPAAAEAKEVEAKFGITFATLEQALQRDKAQLLECIPA is encoded by the coding sequence ATGGCGACCTATCTCATCACTCAAGCCACCGGCAAGCAGAGCCAATACATTACTGAGCACCTTCTCGCAACTGGTGCCAAAATCCACGCCGTCGTACGAAACCCCGACAAGCTTCCTGCGGTTCTTCAGCGCCCTGGAGTCAAGATCTTCAAGGGAGAAAGCACCGACTTTGAAGCTGTCTTTCAGGCTGCACAGGGTTGCAAGGGAGCCTTCCTAAACACTTTCCCTATTCCTGGTCTGGAGACTCAGCaagccaagaccatcaccgaAGCATGCAAAAAGGCAGGCGTTGAGACTGTCGTCGCATCGACCTCTTTCTTGACCGGCGATAAGGAGGTTTGGGACGACAAGGAATCCGAAGAAATTGGCATCCGCTCTTACTACCAGTCCAAGCACGAGGTCGAAGAAGTTGTCCGCAACGCTGGCTTCAAATACTACACTATTATTCGCCCGGGTTTCATTCACTTTGACTTCCTTCTGCCCAACGTCTATGGCAACTTTCCCGCGCTGCCAGCCAAGGGAGAACTTGATCACGCCTACAACGACAATGCTACCATGATCTACACCGACGCTAGCGACATTGGCAAATACGCCACGGCTGCCTTCCAGAACCCTGAAAAGTTCAATGGCCAAGCGATTCAACTCGGCAAGAGCAACTTGACACTAGAAGAGACGCGCAAGATCCTCATCAAGATCACAGGAAGGGAGGTTACGTCAAGGAGGCGCACTCCGGAAGAGGTGGAGGCGGCAAAGGCTGCAGTCCCGGCTCAAAAGTTCAATCTTTGGGCCAACATCAGGGACTTTAGCCCTGCTGCAGCGGAAGCGAAGGAAGTGGAGGCCAAGTTTGGTATTACATTCGCTACTTTGGAGCAGGCTTTGCAGAGAGACAAGGCTCAACTCCTCGAATGTATTCCTGCCTAG